In Motacilla alba alba isolate MOTALB_02 chromosome 2, Motacilla_alba_V1.0_pri, whole genome shotgun sequence, the DNA window ACCAGAACTCACTTGTCTGTCATCAAAAAATAGGTTGGGAATAAGCCTCATCCTGCAAGAAATCCCAGATAAAGATAGGAAAAAGCTGTTGGGAAAGCGTGGGATTCCCCTATCATCTGGCATGGGACTTTTAggatgggaaaagcaggaatatcCCACTGTCATCACACCTGGATCAGTCAAACATCACTTAAAAGTTGGCGTTTTCCCTCAGAACTGGTGAGAAAAAGATGCCATCCCTGAACTTTTGGGAATATTCCATCTTCAGTCTGGAGAAAGTGGATAAAGGATTCCCAAGGTGATGGGACAGGACATGGGCAAAAAGCTCATTTGGCATCTGGACTGGccgggagagctgggaatgtccagcctggagaagggaaggatccagggagacctcagagctccttccagtgcctaaaggggctccaggagagctggagagggactttggataAGGACCTGAagtgccaggacacagggaatggcttcccactgccagagggcagggatagatgggagTTGGGAAGGAATTTCTCCCTGTGAAATTGGGAAGGTGCTGGAatgaattcccagagaagccgtggctgccctgtccctggaagtgtccaaggccagcttggatggagcttggagcaacttAGGATAGGtaaaggtgtccctgcccatggtggggatTGGAATTCCGTGATCTCCaatgtcccttcccacccaaaccattccatgattttatcCAAAACACAGGCACCTGAGACCTTGATGATCCTTGCTGGTcctccagcttttccctggatAAGGAGAGAAACAACCACCACCTTTTATCCCTCTTCCATCACATCCCTGAGGATCCCACAGGCAAGGGAGGCAGCCTGACCTACAactttctccctgctccaccaTCCCATTGGAATATCTTCCATTTGGGACACATTCCAATATCTGAGCTGTTATTAAACATCCCACTTAATCAAGTATTTTGGAATTAATCGGTaagagctgcaggtggatctctcATGGAACAGCCCATATAATCCCAAGAAAATTCCTGCCAATCTGCCACTTTCCACTGGCTCTCTGATCCCTAAATAAAAGCAACTCCCGCAGAGGGAAGTGGACAGAGCACTGGAAAACACCAATCCCAGTTTAAGACTCAGCAATGGCTGGAAGAGCTTCCCTATTGATGAGACCAAACAGATCCATTTGGGCACAAGAAGGGAACTGGAAAGTCAGGAGACAGACCAGGActtgggaaaagcaggagcaacGTCTTCGTACAGcccacagagctgtgccacagaTCCCAAAATCCTGTGGAACAGGACAAACAGGAAaccagccaggctgtgtcacCACAGGCCCCACATCCATGGGGACAGAAGGGGCGgatccagcttttccagccacGCTGCCGTGCAGGAAGTTGGGAACATTCTTCCCGTCTGTCTTTCCCTCCAGAAATGGatccacctccctgctccattcCTACCCCACTCTGCTCCCAGTGCATCCCTGTGACCCCATTTACTTCCCTCATACCTGTCcaaggagaaatggaaaatgccGGAAATTCCACCCCTTCGAGGTGATTATTATCCACAATATTTTTGCTGGGATTAATACCCACACTTTGCcccaaaagaaaccaaaacaacctTCCCAAAACCTCTTGGATAACACGGGAGCCAGGAATTCAATCCACAAAACTCCACttattcccagctccctgtggaaCCAAAAACACTGGCACCACATCCATAATTACACATTTACAGGGAGCATGGGTGTTGTCCCAATCCCTGTGAGTATCCAGGACCTCCCAGACTTGGGAATATCCCCGCCCCATCCACCACCCAATAATCTTTTCCTACTAAACCTGcgggaaaaaaataacagaggaGTCCTGGAGCACACAGAGGAACAGCCCTGGAATAATTCCACAGCTTTCCAAACCCAAAGTTTAAGAATATTCCAACACATGAAGCCGTAAATCCTCAGCCTGGGATTGAAGCTCTCCAAGAAAAATCTTGGAAGTGCAAAAGAATCCAAATCCAGAAAGTCAATTTTAATCAAAGGGAGCAAATCCAAAATTCACTGAGGGAATTGCAAGGAAATCCAGGCTCTTCCTGAATTTCTCTGCAAAGGATAAGGTGCCACACAGAGAAGCATCTACCAGGAAAGGCTGGATAATTGGATCCACttttggagaggaaaatgaaCTCCCTGCTCTCTCAAGGTCACTTCCAGAcccattcctttttctttcttccattctCCAACCTTCTTTATTTGCCAACTTCCCAAAGCATGGAGCAAAATCAcattcctgctttattttctcattcCTATCCAGCTAAAATCAAGATTTCAGTGTGGGAACATTCCCTTCAATCAAGGAACCGGGATTCCAAACAAGCTGATATCCCTGGAATCATCACTGCCTCAATTCCCTCCGAGGTTAAAATGCTGTAGCAATCCCAAATTGCTCCGTGTCTCCAGAGCTTTCTGtcttttcatggaatcatggaacgATTTGGGCTGGAAGAACTCAAAGATCATGGAATTCCACACCCCTGCTAtgaacagggacaccttccactatcccaggttgctccaagccccattccAGCTTCCCATGgtcacttccagggatccagggtcagctacagcttctctgggaattccattccagggccttaccaccctcccagggaagaatttttttccaatatcccatctaaccctgccctctggcagtgggaaaccattcccccttgtcctggcactccagtcCTTTGTCCAAAATCCCTCATCCAGGAAAACTCAACAACATCTCAACAGAGCTGTTTGAACACCAAATAATCCCAAAATATAACTGGAGACAAATCCCAGCTACATCTGATCCAaacccctctcccagctccagcaatTCCCACAGGGAATTTCACAGGACCACAGGAAAAACGTGCCTCATATCCACCTGAAGCAACTGAACCCCAGTTGGGGGAAGCCTTTTATCCACAAAAATATCCCTAGGGAACAGAAGAACCAGACTTGGAGCCATCAACATCCCAACAACATTCCAGACACGTGGAGGTGCCAGTCTGAGCCCTGAGTTCTGCTCCAAGGCAGCAGGACATGGATGCAAATTCCCTGTTCCCAAACATGATGGATTCAGTATTCCATTAATTTCTGGCGTTTTAAGCAAATTAGATCCAAAACCGGACACCACACTGGGATACAGGTGAGAGATTTGTGTATTCCTGCCTCTGCCAACCTCTTCCTCCTTGGAAAACCCTCCTGAAAATCCAAGGAAaccccaggaaaagcaggaaagttttttttttggtggagatGCCAGAAGGACAACACAGACAGGGAGTGAAACTTCTCCTCGGTGTTTGCTCCAGGACCAACAACACCTCCAGGAGGACTCAGCAACACATTCCCAAATCCAAGAACCCTTGGAATCACTCCACCGAGTCCAGAGAGCCCTTGGAATGCCTGTTCCTACCTTCCTTGGTGGCTGCCTGTGTCCTGGTCGCCGGCATCCGGCAGAGCCGGTGCTTGGAAATCTGCACCAGGCCCCGGGGCGAGGAGCGCTTCGCCGTCGCTGAAGGTTTTCCCCGCATGGAATTTCTCCTCCGGAGGTGGAAGCGGCTCTTCAGAGCTGTGGTGGGGGAGACGTTCTTCTTATCCGTGGGGGAACTGGGAAAGGGAACGTCACACGGTtaggagggagcagggaagtgACCAAAACACTCCTGGTGTTCTTCCCCAGGGTTCCAAGAGGAGTCAAATCCCATCAGGATTCTCCTCTGGCTGAGGGGGGAGGAGAAGCTCTGAAGAGAAAATTCCAAGGAAATGGGCAAATGTGAGGAATTCCTGGCAAGGAACAGATGGAGAATGAAGCGTTTGACAGTCAAACTTGCTCACTGCCTTCTGCTCAACAGATGTGAGGGATTGAATCATGGGATAATGGAATGGTTTcggttggaaaagatctctgagatcatcaagtccaagcattttccagcagtgccaaggccaccactgaccatgCCCCCAAGTTCCACATCCACAGGGAtcttaaatccctccagggatgaggattcccaatgcctgaccaccctttaCACAAAGGAATGTTCCCaatatccaaactaaacctcccctggagcAGTTTGAGGCCGTTTCCTCACACCCCGTCCCTTATTCCCTGGGAGATCTTGATCCCACCTGACttcaccctcctgtcaggaaaTTTAGGGAGCCAGAAGGTCCtccctcagtctccttttctccaggctgagttcacccagctccctcagctgctcctggtgctccagacccttccccagctccattcccaactctggacatgctccagaTCCTCAATATCCTCCCCGCAGGATCTGAGGAGCCTCGGCAGTGCCCAGCAAAGGGGGATGATCCCTTCCCTGGTTCTGCTGGAATTTACCAAGGTGTGGGAGGTCTCCCTAAACtgccaaaaaatcccaaacattcccagcttctccaggctgctccagagtgTTTTTCCCAGCTGAATCCACCCACTGATAGTTTTCCAGGCAAAGCAGGAGGGCAAAGCAAGGGTGGAAACCTGCTGGGAAGCACTGAAGGGATGTGGGAAACAGAAGCAGGAATCAACACAACAGCTACGggaatttgaaattaaatcaaGGAAAATGCAGCTTCCTTTGCTGAGTGAGGAAATGCCGGTGACCACAGGGATTCACAGAATCCAGCTCTGGATCACCCAACatcaggaggagagggaactACTGGAGCAAATCTAGAGACCacggagatgctccaagggatggagcccctctgctctggaaccaagcagggagagctgggaatgtccagcctggagaagagaaggatccagggagacctcagagtCCCTTCCActgcctaaaggggctccaggaaagctggagagggacttgggaaaagggatggagagacaggacacagggaatggcttcccactgccagagggcagggatagatgggattttgggaaggaattcttccctgggagggtgctgaggggctaggatggaattcccagagaagctgtggctgcccctggatccctggaagtgtccaaggccaggttggacggggcttggagcagcctgggatagtggaaggtgtccctgttcaCAGCAGATGCATGGAATTCcatgatttttaaggtcttccagcccaaaccactccatgattccataaaTCCTCCAGCACACAACAAACCTCACTGGAATTTCACCCACAGCCACAACTTGACACGAAACCCACGGAcacaaaatccaaaaccaacAACTCACCCCACATTCCCTTTCCTCTTGATGATTTTTGTCCGACTCTTCACTTTGTAACTGGACAGTGCAGCCTCTCCAAAGGATTTCACCCCACCGGGAACAACGGACGCCGCGGTCGGAGCCGCGGGGACAGAGACGGTTCGAGGGATATTTGGGGCTGGAGCCTTCCTCTGGTCCTCAGATCTCCACTGGAATGCTGACTTGGAAGTGGAAGGCAAAGTCTGCAAGCTGGAGGCTTTCCACTTATATTTACTGGGAGAAATGCCCAGCTTGGATTGCAATCCCAATTTCTTTATCTTCGCTCCCAAATCCGCTTTGGGGGAGATTTTAGCACCTTTGTCCACTCCCCCAGCGCCCTTCTTGGAATTTTCGGCTCGAGGGCTCGCCCACCTCTTCACAATCCGAGAGCTTTTCCCGGGGTTCGCCACCCAGGTGTAgttgtttttcctgaatttctgaGATTTGCTGGAGATGGGTGCTGAGGCAGCTTTTTGGAGAGCTGGAGCTTTGGGAATTACGGGAAATCTGCTCCTCACCAGAGTAGCCTGAGCAGGTCGAGACAGCGTCTCGGCATTCCCAAAGAGTTTGGGATGTAGGGAAGCATCCCGGACTTCCTCACCACTCGGCTGCCCTGGAGAGAGTGGTTCTGCCTTGATCCGTACCgagtgctgggctggctcctgaCCTGGAAATTCCAAAGGTTTTTGTGGCTCCGACTTCAGCGCCACGGCACTTTCACTGGTGCTTCCAGAGGCAGAAAGCACCTGCCCGGCTCCGCTGCCAGGCAGGCACACAGTCCTCGAGGTGGAACTGAAGGAAATGGATAGGGAAGgtcttctctcttcttcccgGAGAAGAGATTTCTGGATGTTTCCACCCGCCGAAGGAGCCACCGCCACTTCCCGCCTGGAAAACTCTCCGTAAGGACGCACATTTTCCTGGCCAGCCCTTTGTGGCATCTGGATATCCACAACGATGTTCCCATCCGTGGTGAAGTCCACGTGTCTCTCCGGGGACGATTCCGGTGCCTCAGGAGTCTGGCTGTCCCCAAGGCTCCCAAAACCCTGGGAAGTGCTGGAAGCACTTCCAGCATCATATCCCGATCCCGGCAGCCGGTTGTCCAGGgagtattttttcctccaggagTGAGTCTGGCATGGgtggaaattcctgctgggagcctgCTGGGGGTACCTGGTGGAAAAGGCTCCTCTCCTGGTGtagccaggctggcaggggtTGCTCCACCTCGGAGGAGCCGATGGCGCCGGACGCGGGACATTCCCGTGCATGTTCCTGTGGCTGTTTATGAGACCTGTGGGAGAGAAGGCAGGGAGTTAATTCCCTGATCCCGTGGGAATCTGAGAGCAACACGGAGCTGCTCTTCCTTGGGCTGGAATTACATCAGCACTCGGGTTTCGGATGATGAGCCAGGGTGGAAGGAAAAGTCATGGAATCACGGCGTCCaggaatggtctgggttggaagggaccttcaagaaCATCTGCTTCCACTTCCCTGCCATATCCCCGGATTCcacaggttgctccaagccccatccatcctggccttggacacttccagggatccagggacagccgtagcttctctgggaattccgTCCCAACCCCTCACCACCCTCcaagggaagaattccttcctaaaatCCCATCTACCCCTGCACTTCGGCCATGGGAAGCCAATCCCTGTGTCCTGACAGATCCTGATCCCACCTGAACTCCACTCTCCTGTCAGGGAATTTTTAGGAAGCCAGAAGATTCcttctgagcctccttttctccaggatgagccccccagctcctgcagctgctcctggggctccaaacccttcccaagTTCCCTTCCTTGCTTTCCTCCAAAGCAGCAACAAGGAAACTCCAAGGCTTTGCTGTTGTGTCCCTCTGGAAGCCAACATCCCTGTTAATTCAGGAATTTCTGCCCTTGTCCAGCCTCAGCATTTAGAAAACCTTTCCCATGAGTGATTCCCTAAGGAATTTGGAGCCTGGTACTTCAGGCAGAGTTTTTCCTTCACCGAGGTCACggtgctgccaggagagctgagtCAGCACATTCCTCATGGAAAAGCAAGGAttgttttcctccctcccaTCATTCCCTCACGTaggagctcctggagaggtAAATCCCAAGtcctgagaggaggctgtggccTCACTAACGAGGAAAATTTACTTTGAAGGACAAAAATAGAGGGATTTGGTGTAAAAtaagctctgctgctttccagagctTGGGAAGGGCACATGGATCCACATCCCacctctgtgctcccagcctggggctgtgggacagggaaaAGCCCCTTCCCAAGGCCAGGAGAGTCCCAGatcctgctgagagcagcactgtgggaaTTCCCTGGtgtggggaccccaaaatcccccagcaCTCCACGGGCTctgttccctccctgcctgggtcttctccttttccaccttttcccaGCACTTCCTGGACCActtccctcttctcccagaactctcttctcccctttccttccttctcccagcaCTCTGGAATCCTCTCCATCCTCATCACACTCACactccccccagtcccccctAAAATCCAACATCCCGCTCTTACCAAAGACTCCCCAGGTCCCATCACaacctgtccctgtcccgccGCAGATTCCCAAACTTCCCTTAAAACACTGCACCGCCCCCCAAGATGCCCAGATTTCCCCTTATCCCTCCTCCAGGTCCTCTCACATTGCTCCCAGATGCTCCATGTTTCCTGACCCCGGCCTCTTTTCCtcgtccctccctccctttcttccccgctcccctcggtgtcccctcGTTTCCCGGTGTCCCCCCGATTCCTTCACACCCTGGAGCACTCGgatctcccagcacagcctctcccacTCCCGATTCCCTCCAATTCCCGCACCCTGGAGCACTCGGATCTCCCGGCACAGCCTCTCCCACTCCCGATTCTCCCGATTCCCGCACCCTGGAGCACTCGGATCTCCCGGCACAGCCTCTCCCACTCCTGATTCCCTCCAATTCCCGCACCCTGGAGCACTCGGATCTCCCGGCACAGCCGCTCCCACTCCCGATCCCCCCAATTCCCGCACCC includes these proteins:
- the ZC3H3 gene encoding zinc finger CCCH domain-containing protein 3 isoform X1, with product MEERERLCREIRVLQGLINSHRNMHGNVPRPAPSAPPRWSNPCQPGYTRRGAFSTRYPQQAPSRNFHPCQTHSWRKKYSLDNRLPGSGYDAGSASSTSQGFGSLGDSQTPEAPESSPERHVDFTTDGNIVVDIQMPQRAGQENVRPYGEFSRREVAVAPSAGGNIQKSLLREEERRPSLSISFSSTSRTVCLPGSGAGQVLSASGSTSESAVALKSEPQKPLEFPGQEPAQHSVRIKAEPLSPGQPSGEEVRDASLHPKLFGNAETLSRPAQATLVRSRFPVIPKAPALQKAASAPISSKSQKFRKNNYTWVANPGKSSRIVKRWASPRAENSKKGAGGVDKGAKISPKADLGAKIKKLGLQSKLGISPSKYKWKASSLQTLPSTSKSAFQWRSEDQRKAPAPNIPRTVSVPAAPTAASVVPGGVKSFGEAALSSYKVKSRTKIIKRKGNVGSPTDKKNVSPTTALKSRFHLRRRNSMRGKPSATAKRSSPRGLVQISKHRLCRMPATRTQAATKEGSNFHFVRSPPANKVIKTRYRIVKKNVVSPALSSFTSPVPTWKTRRPVASRSPLLNQTRASLQGGKSQLVQQRWRNKGFRCIGGVMYRVSANKLSKTSSSPVRARDLSTKTPIRAALRLHSTPSPGVFTPSLSRSSTCRYIASRAVQRSLAIIRQAKQKKKKKEYCMYYNRFGKCNRGESCPYIHDPEKVAVCTRFLRGTCKKTDGTCPFSHKVSKDKMPVCSYYLKGICSNSNCPYSHVYVSRKAEVCQDFLKGYCPMGEKCKKKHTLVCPDFAKKGVCPKGARCKLLHPQKRRHPQQVGGDGDHNNPPSKWRRTQEASGRNDPAQLQDDGEVPGPSSAEQEVKFWKEEEPKPSSCLQKLPSFISLRSPESPGSLGCKEERDEDEPEDEPGNTKRRRMFPRASLQDSENSPVGGRGKRLQIKPRL
- the ZC3H3 gene encoding zinc finger CCCH domain-containing protein 3 isoform X2 → MEERERLCREIRVLQGLINSHRNMHGNVPRPAPSAPPRWSNPCQPGYTRRGAFSTRYPQQAPSRNFHPCQTHSWRKKYSLDNRLPGSGYDAGSASSTSQGFGSLGDSQTPEAPESSPERHVDFTTDGNIVVDIQMPQRAGQENVRPYGEFSRREVAVAPSAGGNIQKSLLREEERRPSLSISFSSTSRTVCLPGSGAGQVLSASGSTSESAVALKSEPQKPLEFPGQEPAQHSVRIKAEPLSPGQPSGEEVRDASLHPKLFGNAETLSRPAQATLVRSRFPVIPKAPALQKAASAPISSKSQKFRKNNYTWVANPGKSSRIVKRWASPRAENSKKGAGGVDKGAKISPKADLGAKIKKLGLQSKLGISPSKYKWKASSLQTLPSTSKSAFQWRSEDQRKAPAPNIPRTVSVPAAPTAASVVPGGVKSFGEAALSSYKVKSRTKIIKRKGNVGSPTDKKNVSPTTALKSRFHLRRRNSMRGKPSATAKRSSPRGLVQISKHRLCRMPATRTQAATKEGSNFHFVRSPPANKVIKTRYRIVKKNVVSPALSSFTSPVPTWKTRRPVASRSPLLNQTRASLQGGKSQLVQQRWRNKGFRCIGGVMYRVSANKLSKTSSSPVRARDLSTKTPIRAALRLHSTPSPGVFTPSLSRSSTCRYIASRAVQRSLAIIRQAKQKKKKKEYCMYYNRFGKCNRGESCPYIHDPEKVAVCTRFLRGTCKKTDGTCPFSHKVSKDKMPVCSYYLKGICSNSNCPYSHVYVSRKAEVCQDFLKGYCPMGEKCKKKHTLVCPDFAKKGVCPKGARCKLLHPQKRRHPQQVGGDGDHNNPPSKWRRTQEASGRNDPAQLQDDGEVPGPSSAEQEVKFWKEEEPKPSSCLQKLPSFISLRSPESPGSLGCKEERDEDEPEDEPGAWSQRENRLPYPSDSCFPGNGLFHISPSS